The following proteins are co-located in the Trichomycterus rosablanca isolate fTriRos1 chromosome 14, fTriRos1.hap1, whole genome shotgun sequence genome:
- the LOC134325938 gene encoding zinc finger protein 239-like gives GKSFTTQSNLQQHQRIHTGEKPYHCSECGKSFTTQSHLQRHQRIHTGEKPYHCSECGKSFAQQGTLQKHQRIHTGEKPYHCLECGSSFSQQNTLQKHQRIHTGEKPYHCSECGKSFAQQGNLQKHQRIHTGEKPYHCSECGKSFAQQGNLQKHQRIHTGEKPYHCSECGKSFAQQGNLQKHQRIHTGEKPYHCSECGKSFAQQGNLQKHQRIHTGEKSYYCSECRKSFAEHSTLQNHQRIRTGEKPYHCSVCGKIFAHENNLKRHQHI, from the coding sequence gggaagagttttactacgcagagtaatctccaacaacaccagcgtattcacacaggagagaagccatatcactgctcagagtgtgggaagagttttactacgcagagtcatctccaacgacaccagcgcattcacacaggagagaagccatatcactgctcagagtgtgggaagagttttgctcaacagggtacccttcaaaaacaccagcgcattcatacaggagagaagccatatcactgcttagagtgtggaagcAGTTTTTCTCAACAGAATAcgctccaaaaacaccagcgcattcacacaggagagaagccatatcactgctcagagtgtggaaagagttttgctcaacagggtaaccttcaaaaacaccagcgtattcacacaggagagaaaccgtatcactgctcagagtgtggaaaaagttttgctcaacagggtaaccttcaaaaacaccagcgcattcacacaggagagaagccatatcactgctcagagtgtggaaagagttttgctcaacagggtaaccttcaaaaacaccagcgtattcacacaggagagaaaccgtatcactgctcagagtgtggaaaaagttttgctcaacagggtaaccttcaaaaacaccagcgtattcacacaggagagaaatcatattactgctcagagtgtagaaagagttttgctgaacatagtACCCTTCAAAACCACCAGCGTATTcgcacaggagagaaaccgtatcactgctcagtgtgtggaaagatttttgctcatgaaaataatctcaaacggcatcagcatatt